The stretch of DNA TTACCCCTGGGCCCACGATTACGTTGTCCTCGATGGTGGTCTCTCCGTTTATCTCGCTCCCGTAGTTAATAAAGCATCTGGAGCCGATAACAACGGGGCCGTTTATTACGGTATCCGTCTCTATGTAGGAGCGGTTGCCCAGCACCAACCCCCCCTTGACCCTTACATCCTCCTTTATGATAGAATCGGTGTCCAGTTCGGTTTTCGATATGTCTTCGAGGGTTACCCCCCCCATAATGAATCGTGTCCTCAAAGGGCCTTTCAAAAAAGGCGATAGGAGAAATCCCCTAAAAGCGGCAACGTACATGCTCCTCTTGGGGAAGATAAGGACATTTAAAATGAAAGAGAGGATGCCGTGAAGGAGGAGTTTTATCTCTCTCTTGAGGGTGAATTTTGATGGAAGGTAGATGGATTCCACTTATTGTTGGTCCATAATCAAAGGTATTTATACGGACAAGCGGGTAAAATTTACTGTTTGAGCGAAAATTATAGCATAAAAATGTGATATTGATTACATAAAGCGCAAAAAATTTCTGTTATTTTTCAGAAAAATGTAGTATATTTTTACCAAAAATAGTATATGTAAGGTGGTTTTAGAAATATAATTTAGTAACTGTTTTAAAGGAGTTTTACAGTGGTTACCGAAACTACGACAAGAAGTTGGGGACAAAAGATCGGTGATTCGATAAAGGGGGTATTGATCGGTATTCTCCTCTTTATTGCGTCTTTTGTCGTGTTGTGGATGAATGAGGGAAGAATCGACATCTCCGAGGTTATCGCGAATAACGCCGTCGACATCAGCGCGGAAACGGTCGACACCGTAAACGAGAGGGCCCTTGTATCTGTGACGGGGGCTTTAAACTCGACGGAGAAGCTGGGCGATCCCACATTCCTCAATCCGGGAGATTACCTGGTGCTCAACCGCTCGGTCGAGATGTGGGCATGGGTGGAGAAGAGCGAATCCAAGACTCAAAAGAAGGTCGGGGGAGGCGAGGAGACCGTTACCACATATTACTACGTTACGGAATGGACTTCTATGCCCGCCAACTCGTCTTCATTCCATGACAAGAGCCCCGAGTACACCAATCCCCCCATGAAGTATCAAAGTGAGACCTTTTACGTGAATGAGGCAAAGGTCGGGGTTTATCCTATCGACATCAGAACTATGAGCCTTCCTGGAGGCAGCGCCGTTCCTCTGGAGACATCAAGCTTGGTCTACGGCACCGGGACCGGGGCTACGCTCGACGGCGGTTACATTTTTATTCCAGCAACTCCCACGTCTTACTACGGGACTCCATCGAGCCTTGGGAGCCCGAAGGTCGGCGACACCAGGATAAAGTACACCGCCCTTCCGAACAACATTAACGTGACGGCGTTCGGTATGCTGGAGAGCGGCAAGCTTGTGTCCTACACGGCGACGAAGAAGTTGAAGAGGGACGCCAAGATTTACCACGCCCGGATGGGTACCAAGGACGAGGCGATAGCGACTCTTAGCGGTGAGCATAAGACGATGGGATGGATTTTGAGGATAGTCGGATTTCTCATGATGTGGTTCGGCCTCGGCCTCCTGTTAGGTCCAATCACCGCGGTTCTCGATGTCCTGCCGTTCCTCGGCAACATAAGCAAGACTCTCATCAGCATAGTGACGTTTTTCATGGCCCTTGTTCTGACGATAACAACCGTGATCGTCGCCATGATCGCCCACAGCGTCGTCGGCCTGATAGTCACTGTTGTGATCGTCCTTGCGATAATGACGCTCATCGTGATGCTCATTTTGAAGAAAAAGGACAAGAAGGCCGCGGCGGCCGCAAAATAATTTTGTACGGTTTGCTTGCAATCTAAAAGGAGCGGGGGAATGATCCCCGCTCCTTTTTTAACGCTCTTTTTTTAATATTGGCTTGAATTATTCCAAATTTCTAATATTATTAGATATAGTGAAACCTTTCAATCACTTTTGATTTCATGGAGACAATATGGGCGTCTGTCCCCAGTGTGGACTAAAAAACAGGGTAGGGGCGAAATTCTGTAACGAATGCGCCGCTCCCCTCACCGGGTCCGGCGATCCCTTCATAGGAACCACGATAGACAAGCGCTACAGGGTTGAAAGGAAGATCGCCGAGGGGGGAATGGGAGCGATCTATCTGGCCACTCAGGTCAGGATAAAGAGAAAG from Candidatus Zymogenus saltonus encodes:
- a CDS encoding TMEM43 family protein, which translates into the protein MVTETTTRSWGQKIGDSIKGVLIGILLFIASFVVLWMNEGRIDISEVIANNAVDISAETVDTVNERALVSVTGALNSTEKLGDPTFLNPGDYLVLNRSVEMWAWVEKSESKTQKKVGGGEETVTTYYYVTEWTSMPANSSSFHDKSPEYTNPPMKYQSETFYVNEAKVGVYPIDIRTMSLPGGSAVPLETSSLVYGTGTGATLDGGYIFIPATPTSYYGTPSSLGSPKVGDTRIKYTALPNNINVTAFGMLESGKLVSYTATKKLKRDAKIYHARMGTKDEAIATLSGEHKTMGWILRIVGFLMMWFGLGLLLGPITAVLDVLPFLGNISKTLISIVTFFMALVLTITTVIVAMIAHSVVGLIVTVVIVLAIMTLIVMLILKKKDKKAAAAAK